One window of Terriglobales bacterium genomic DNA carries:
- a CDS encoding 2-isopropylmalate synthase encodes MERITIFDTTLRDGEQSPGCSMNIHEKLRMAQTLDALGVDVIEAGFPIASQGDFAAVEQIAREIRRPTVAALARCKREDVESAWAAVRDAERPRIHTFLATSDIHLEFKLKITRAEALQQTQEVVSLAKSRCDDIEFSPEDATRSDFDFLCEVLETAIESGATTLNIPDTVGYTLPAEYGALIANLCKKVSNVDKAVVSVHCHDDLGLAVANTLAGIEAGARQVECTINGIGERAGNAPLEEIVMAMRVRADRMQYQTGIESKLLYAASQQLAGMISFGPQPNKPVVGANAFAHAAGIHQHGMLSNPLCYEIMTPESVGAPGTKLVLGKHSGRHALQARYGELGYRLSPAEVKEIYARFIELADRKKNIYDQDLLSLLPIERRSARASAPVTNVGAPSVS; translated from the coding sequence ATGGAACGAATCACGATCTTCGACACAACCTTACGCGATGGCGAGCAGTCTCCGGGTTGCAGCATGAACATTCACGAGAAGCTGCGGATGGCGCAGACTCTCGACGCTCTCGGAGTCGACGTGATTGAGGCCGGCTTTCCCATCGCCTCGCAGGGAGATTTCGCGGCGGTAGAGCAGATCGCCCGTGAAATCCGGAGGCCAACTGTTGCGGCGTTAGCTCGCTGCAAGCGGGAAGATGTGGAAAGTGCATGGGCGGCGGTCCGCGATGCCGAGCGTCCACGCATCCACACGTTCCTCGCGACCTCCGATATTCACCTGGAGTTCAAACTGAAGATCACTCGCGCGGAGGCGCTTCAGCAAACGCAAGAAGTGGTGTCGCTGGCGAAGTCGCGCTGCGACGACATAGAGTTTTCCCCCGAAGATGCCACGCGCTCAGACTTCGATTTCCTTTGCGAAGTGCTCGAAACCGCGATCGAATCGGGCGCGACAACGCTAAATATCCCCGACACCGTCGGCTATACACTTCCAGCCGAGTACGGCGCCCTGATCGCCAACCTCTGCAAAAAAGTCAGCAATGTCGATAAAGCCGTCGTCTCCGTGCATTGCCATGACGATCTTGGCCTCGCAGTGGCCAACACTCTGGCAGGCATCGAAGCCGGAGCACGGCAGGTGGAGTGCACGATCAACGGCATCGGCGAGCGGGCGGGGAATGCGCCTCTCGAAGAAATTGTCATGGCGATGCGCGTTCGCGCCGATCGCATGCAGTATCAAACCGGCATTGAGAGCAAGTTGCTCTATGCCGCCAGCCAGCAGTTAGCCGGAATGATCAGCTTCGGGCCGCAGCCGAACAAACCTGTCGTTGGAGCGAATGCCTTCGCGCACGCCGCAGGCATCCATCAGCACGGCATGCTGTCGAATCCTCTCTGCTACGAGATTATGACGCCGGAATCGGTCGGCGCTCCGGGAACGAAACTCGTTTTGGGAAAGCACTCCGGACGTCACGCACTGCAGGCCCGATATGGCGAACTCGGATATCGGCTTAGCCCTGCCGAGGTGAAAGAAATTTATGCGCGGTTCATCGAACTGGCCGACCGCAAAAAGAACATCTACGACCAGGATCTGCTGTCACTGTTGCCGATCGAGCGGCGTTCGGCTCGCGCGAGCGCACCCGTGACAAATGTTGGCGCACCTAGTGTGAGTTAG